From the genome of Streptomyces sp. S4.7:
TCGCTGTCGCGGACGACGAGCCTCAGCAGCGCGCTCGCGGTCTCCTCGGTGCCGGCGTCCGCCCGGTCGGTGCGCGCCAGCTCCCAACGGACCTCCTCCGGCGCCTTCTTGACGCCCGGCGCCGCCAGCGCGTCGGCGACCTGTTCCTTCACCAGCCGTGCCTTCGCGTCGATGTCGAGTCCGGTCAGGACGAAGACGACCTCGTTGCGCCAGCCGCCGATCCGGTTCAGCCCGACCTTGAGCGCGGGGGGCGGTGCCTCGCCGCGCACGCTGGTGACGGAGACCCGGTCGGGGCCGTCCTGGGTGAGCCGTACGGTGTCGAGCCGGGCCGTCACGTCGGGTCCGGCGTACCGGGCTCCGCCGGTCTCGTAGAGCAACTGCGCGGTGACGGTGCCGATGTCGACGACTCCGCCGGTGCCGGGGTGCTTGGTGATGACGGCGGAGCCGTCGGCGTGGAGTTCGGCGAGCGGGAAGCCGGGGCGGCGGACGTCGTGCTCACCGAAGAAGGCGTAGTTGCCGCCGGTGGCCTGGGTGCCGCACTCCAGTACGTGCCCGGCGACGACGGCGCCCGCGAGGGCGTCGAGGTCGTCGGCGCCCCAGCCGAAGTGCGCGGCGGCGGGGCCGGTGACGAGCGCGGCGTCGGTGACCCGGCCGGTCACCACCACGTCGGCCCCCCCGCGCAGACACTCGGCGATGCCGGCGCCGCCGAGGTAGGCGTTGGCGGTGAGCACACCCTCGCCCCAGTCGCGCGCCGCGAGCAGGTCGTCGCCCTCGACGTGCGCGACGCGCACGGGGACGCCGACGCGCTCGGCCAGTTCGCGTACGGCGGCGGCCAGTCCCGCCGGGTTCAGCCCGCCCGCGTTGGCGACGATCTTCACGCCGTGTGTCCGCGCGAGCCCGAGCCCTTCCTCCAACTGCCGCAGGAATGTCCTGGCGTAGCCGGACGCGGGGTTCTTGAGCCGGTCGCGGCCGAGGATGAGCATGGTCAGTTCGGCGAGGTAGTCGCCGGTGATCACGTCGAGCGGGCCGCCGGTGAGCATGGAGCGAAGCGCGTCGAAGCGGTCGCCGTAGAAGCCGGAGGCGTTCCCGACGCGCAGGACGTCGCGGGTGGGGTGAGAGGTGTCCGGCACGCTCAGGCCCCCTTCGCCGGGCGGCCGGGACCCGCCGGGCCCGCGAACGCCTGGGCGATGTCCAGCCATCGGCCGGCGTCCGGGCCCTCGGCCCGTACGTCCAGGTCGGCGCGGTGGGCGCGCTGTGTCACGAGCAGGCAGAAGTCCAGGGCCGGCCCGGTGACGCGCTGGTCGGCGTCCTCGGGACCGTATGTCCACAACTGGCCTTGGGGTCCGGTGAGTTCGACCCGGAAGGGGGCGGCGGGTGGCTGTTCGCCGCGGACGAGGTAGGCGTAGTCGCGGGCCCGTACGCCGATCCACGCCACGTGCCGCAGCCGCGCGGTCGGCTCGCGCCGCACGCCGAGCGCGTCCGCGATGTCCTGGCCGTGCGCCCAGGTCTCCATCAGGCGTGCGGTCACCATCGACGGGGCGCTCATCGGCGGCCCGTACCAGGGGAAACGCGCGCCGGGGGGTGCGGAGCGCAGCGCGTGGTGGAGCCGTTCGCGGCCCTCGCGCCAGTGGGCGAGGAGTCGGTCCGGCGGCAGTACGGCGCCGGCCTCGGCGCCCTCGTCCACGAAGGAGTCGGGGGCGGCGAGCGCCTTCGCGGCCACGTCGGCGAAGACGGCCTCGTCGGTCACGGCGAGGAGGGACGCGGTGTCGGTCCACGCCAGATGGGCGATCTGGTGGGCGACGGTCCAGCCGGCCGCCGGGGTCGGGAGCGACCAGCTCTCGTCGCCCAACTCGGCCACGAGCCGGTCGACTTCCTCACTCTCGCTGCGCAGATCGTCGAGGATTGGCGCGGCAGGGTCGGACACGGGACGCACTCCCATCGGCTCTCGGGACACGGCGTGGTGCGTGCCCCGGAGCATGGCAGCGCCCGGAGAAACAAGCAAGCGTGCTTGCTTTACTGGCCGGCGCTTTCCCGGCCCGTCCGCAGGGCCTCCGGTGCGGGCTCCGGTGCGGCTCCCTCCGCCACGGCCTTCCCGGCGGCCGACTCCTCGCGCCGCGTCCTGCGCCTGCCCGCCTGCGCCTGGACCGCTCCCACGCTCGCCATGATGACCAGCGCGATCGCCAGCGCGTCGGTGAGGGAGAGGCCCTGGTGCAGCACGAGGAAGCCGGCCATCGCCGCGAGAGCCGGTTCCCCGCTCATCAGGATCGCGAACGTCGACGCGGGCAGCCGCCGCAGCGCGAGCAGTTCCAGGGTGTACGGCAGGACGGACGACATCAGCGCCACCGCGAGCCCGAGCCCGATCGTGGACGGCACCAGCAGCTTCGAACCGGCGTCCATGATGCCGAGCGGCAGGGTGAGCACGGCGCCGAAGGCCATGGCCAGCGCGAGTCCGTCGGCCTGCGGGAAGCGCTGCCCGGTCCGGGCGCTGAAGACGATGTACGCCGCCCACATCACCCCCGCCGCCAGCGCGAACGCCGCGCCCACCGGGTCGAGCCGGTCGAACCCGCCGCCGCTGAGCAGCACCACACCGCCGAGCGCGAGGCCCGCCCACAGGAGGTTCGAGAGCCTGCGGGAGGCGATGACGGAGAGGGTGAGCGGCCCGAGGACCTCCAGGGTCACGGCGGCGCCCAGCGGGATGCGGTCGGCGGCCTGGTAGAAGAGGAGGTTCATGGCGGCCAGCACGGCGCCGAAGACGAGCACCGTGCCCCAGTCGGCGCGCGAGTGACCGCGGACCCTGGGCCGGCAGACCACGAGCAGGACGACCGCCGCGAGCAGGAGCCGCAGCGCCACCACGCCGACCGCGCCGGCCCGCGGCATCAGCAGTACGGCGATGGCGGCGCCGAACTGCACGGAGAGCATGCCCCCGACGACGAGCGCGACGGGCCCGAGCGTGCGCCGCCCCTTCTCCGCCGGCGCCCCGGCGGCCACCCCCACGGCCTCGGGGACCGCCACGACGGCGCCTGCGGCCGCGGTACGCGACTCCTCCACCGGGATCCTCCTCCAATTCAGCCAGACCCATCAGGTCAATTCAATGAACTACTGCATGCAACATACTGCACTGCGAAACACGACGGTCGACCCCCCGACCCCAGGCCACCGCGCCCGCGACCATCGGCTCTCCGCGACGGAGATTCCACCGTTGACACGATTGGCTAATGAGACTAGCTTTTAGCTAACAACATTAGCCAACTATCCGGAGGACGTCATGACCCAACACCTCGCCGTCGACGGCGGCACGATCGCTTACGAGGTGGCGGGGTCCGGGCCGCTGATCGTTCTCGCACACGGCATGGGTGACAGCCGCGCCGCGTACCGGGCCGTGGTTCCCCAACTGGTGGCCGCCGGCTACCGGGTCGCCGCGGTCGATCTGCGCGGCTGCGGCGAGTCCACCACCGACTGGCCCGACTGGAGCCGCACCGCCATCGCGGGCGACCTGCTCGCGGTGATCCGGCACCTGGGCGGCCCGGCCGTGCTCGTCGGCCACTCGATCTCCGGCGGCGCCGCCACCATCGCCGCGGCGCGGGAGCCCTCGCTGGTCACCGCGGTCGTCCAGCTGGCACCGTTCACCCGTAAGCAGTCGATCCGCCTCGGGGACCTGCGGGTGAAGCGCTTCCGGCAGGGCATGCTGCGGCTGCTCGGCGCGGCGACGTTCGGCAGCGTGCCGCTCTGGCGCTCCTACCTCGGCACGGCCTACCCCGGTGCGAGACCGGCCGACTGGGCGGAGCGGCTCGACCGCGTCGACTCCCTGCTGCGCGAGCCGGGCCGGATGAAGGCCCTGCAGGGCATGGGCCGCGGGGCCCCGGCCGACGCCGGTGCGCAACTGGCCAACGTACGCCGCCCCGTCCTGGTCGTCATGGGCACGCTCGACCCCGACTGGGCCGACCCGCACGCCGAGGGTT
Proteins encoded in this window:
- a CDS encoding acyclic terpene utilization AtuA family protein: MPDTSHPTRDVLRVGNASGFYGDRFDALRSMLTGGPLDVITGDYLAELTMLILGRDRLKNPASGYARTFLRQLEEGLGLARTHGVKIVANAGGLNPAGLAAAVRELAERVGVPVRVAHVEGDDLLAARDWGEGVLTANAYLGGAGIAECLRGGADVVVTGRVTDAALVTGPAAAHFGWGADDLDALAGAVVAGHVLECGTQATGGNYAFFGEHDVRRPGFPLAELHADGSAVITKHPGTGGVVDIGTVTAQLLYETGGARYAGPDVTARLDTVRLTQDGPDRVSVTSVRGEAPPPALKVGLNRIGGWRNEVVFVLTGLDIDAKARLVKEQVADALAAPGVKKAPEEVRWELARTDRADAGTEETASALLRLVVRDSDPDAVGRAVSGAAVELALGSYPGFHVTAPPGKGAPYGVFEAAYVPAAEIQHTAVLPDGTRVPVPTAAPTRVLEPVPEPPLPDPLPAGPTRRAPLGLIVGARSGDKGGDANVGVWARGPQAWRWLAHELTVERLRQLLPETADLTVTRHVLPHLRALNFTVQGLLGEGVAARARFDPQAKALGEWLRSRHADIPEVLL
- a CDS encoding TIGR03084 family metal-binding protein yields the protein MSDPAAPILDDLRSESEEVDRLVAELGDESWSLPTPAAGWTVAHQIAHLAWTDTASLLAVTDEAVFADVAAKALAAPDSFVDEGAEAGAVLPPDRLLAHWREGRERLHHALRSAPPGARFPWYGPPMSAPSMVTARLMETWAHGQDIADALGVRREPTARLRHVAWIGVRARDYAYLVRGEQPPAAPFRVELTGPQGQLWTYGPEDADQRVTGPALDFCLLVTQRAHRADLDVRAEGPDAGRWLDIAQAFAGPAGPGRPAKGA
- a CDS encoding EamA family transporter, which translates into the protein MGVAAGAPAEKGRRTLGPVALVVGGMLSVQFGAAIAVLLMPRAGAVGVVALRLLLAAVVLLVVCRPRVRGHSRADWGTVLVFGAVLAAMNLLFYQAADRIPLGAAVTLEVLGPLTLSVIASRRLSNLLWAGLALGGVVLLSGGGFDRLDPVGAAFALAAGVMWAAYIVFSARTGQRFPQADGLALAMAFGAVLTLPLGIMDAGSKLLVPSTIGLGLAVALMSSVLPYTLELLALRRLPASTFAILMSGEPALAAMAGFLVLHQGLSLTDALAIALVIMASVGAVQAQAGRRRTRREESAAGKAVAEGAAPEPAPEALRTGRESAGQ
- a CDS encoding alpha/beta hydrolase; amino-acid sequence: MTQHLAVDGGTIAYEVAGSGPLIVLAHGMGDSRAAYRAVVPQLVAAGYRVAAVDLRGCGESTTDWPDWSRTAIAGDLLAVIRHLGGPAVLVGHSISGGAATIAAAREPSLVTAVVQLAPFTRKQSIRLGDLRVKRFRQGMLRLLGAATFGSVPLWRSYLGTAYPGARPADWAERLDRVDSLLREPGRMKALQGMGRGAPADAGAQLANVRRPVLVVMGTLDPDWADPHAEGSAIVEALPSGLGRLEMIEGAGHYPHDQFPDRVVSLVLAFVRSDAARA